TCGAGCAAATTGTGATGAAATAAGACACAGAGCAGTGCCCTGGTGGAATGTCACCTGGCTGGTTTCTCTACCTCTTACATCTTACCCTTGCCACCACCCATGGCTCAGAGGTACCGCAGATCATTTAAAGCATAGAAACATGTGTCCCTCAGTGTGAGGCGTGGTACCTAATGTGCACCCAAATCCAGTTCAGTCCCAGTGACTGCCCGCCTCCCTTTGTCCTCCCCATCCCGCCCCAGGGAAATCAGACTCTTTCTCTCAGCTCCATTGGATGACGTAGAAGGCCCAACGCCGTAGCATAACCCCCAGGACTCCTTCTCTTTCCAATACCAGGCTGCTCCCTTCACAGCCACCATAGGAAACAAATGGGCTTAGGATGGATGAGGGGGGTACCAGAAGATGCTGGACTTTGCTGGGCATGGATGCCCCTTTCAGAATCTCATGAGAGCTATTGTCTTCTccccagaggggaaaaaatggataccCATGCTCCATTTGCCCATTTTCAGAGGGTTCACAGTCCCTAAGGCCCATCCTTGGGTCCCTCAGCTCATAGACCTTGGGTTAAAAACCCCTGCTCCGTAGAGAACCCAGTCCCACAGAGAGTatggagaaagaagcagaaacgAGTTCTCAAACACCCTTTCCCTTCTCAGCAAGCCAAAACCGGGAGCGGTGAGAGGCAGGGGTGGTCACGCAGGGAAGAACATTCTGGAACCATGATCTGATAGGCAGAGGGGAGCTGTGTGTCCTGCCAGCAGTGGCCAAATAGAGGAAATGCAGTGTCTGGCCACGCAGGCCACTCTTACCCTCTCTCCCACCATGGGGATCTCTGGCCCCATCCTGACCCCTGGTGGCTGCcggtgggaggaggtgggagagcttCCCAAGCTCCTCCCTGACCTGCGGGGGAGAGGGGGCAGCTCAACTGGAAGATGAACCCCCAAGCCTACAGGCCCTGGCTGGGGTCCCCAGGAGGTAACAGCATGTTTCTAAGGGTCCTTCAGGGGGTTCACTCCACTGCAGTGCCTTCTCAGTCTAAGCCTGGCAATCAAACATATGTGCATGAAAAAAAGCACTTTTCACCTGTCAAGTTGgcagaaggggtgtgtgtgtgtatgtgtgtgtgtgtgtcaaataCAGGTCAGGGTGCAATATGCAATAATACCAGCACTCTCACTGGGGAGAGTACAAATTTGTACAACCTTTCTGGAAGCGATTCtagcaaaataaatccaaaatcttACAAAGTGTTTCTATCCTCTCACCCAGCAATTCTGGGTCTGTTAATACTGTTAGAATCCAACTTCAAGAAACCATAGACTGAAATAACACGATACCtaagttttgaaataaatggcagaagagaaaataagattaGCCAAAAGTGATAATTGCTGAAGTTGAAGGATGGGCACATGAGagtttttattctacttttgtCTATCTTGGTATATCTTTGAAAATTTCCAtgataaagcatttttatttttattttggctgggccgcacagcttgtgagatcttagttcccccaccagggattgaacttgggccaccacagtgaaagtgccaagtcttaaccactggacccccagggaactGCCAGAAATTAACATCTTTTATACAAATCTTTCTATCTCtgatgctttcttttaaaaatgctttgggaatctcctggcagtccagtggctgggaacctgcacttccactgccgagggcatgggttcaatccctgtttagGATCCCGCAAGCCCTGCTGCGCAGCCAGAAAACAAAGACGttaatttttaatagcaaaaactgTGCAAATGGCATAAAAGTGCTATGCTAGAATGGTTCAACAAATTATGCTGCATccaaacagtggaatattatgcgGCCATTAAAAATTCAAGGATGTTTTAatgacatgaaaaaatgtttacaGTGTAATGCAAAGCAAAtaagtaggatacaaaattgtCTATGAATCATTTAGCTGATTAAATAAAAAATGCGTAGAAGAGAAGACGATATGAAAACACGCTCAAGTGTTTGTCAGGCAGTGAGACTATGTGTGATTTTTACTCTTGACATTGtgctttattttcctatttctacaATCAGCATGTTTTACTTTTAGAAACAGGCCCCCAAATTGCATTTGTTAAAATAATACTCACTTGGGAGTCTGATAGATATTCAACTCCAAACGCTGCCATATATTAGCTGTGCAACATTGAGCAAATTAACCTCTGGGTCCCAGATTCCTCACCTATAAGACTGGCATAATGCCACCTATTTTACAAGCCCCATTTACTGGGCATTTACTATGTACAAGGCACTAGATCAGGTGCTTTTCCCTCTATATATAATCACACGTGCTATTCATACATGATCATTTCAATCCTCACCATAAGCTGGGGGATAGGTTAGGgtgttcccattttagagatacaCAAACTGCAGCTCAGAAAAGTTAGGGAATGTGCTCAGGTTTACCCAGCTAGCAGGCAGTAGAGTCAGGATTCAGACTGAGGTCTGTCCATCTTTGCAAGCCCGGCTCTTGGCCTCCAGCCTGGGCTGCTAGgttttgttgtgaggattgaatgaaggAATGCAGGTGGAGGACAACCCACAGTGCAGCTCCAAGACCAGAGCTGCTTCACTTCATGTTGCTTTCCTTTTCTATGACCCCCAGGCATTGGTAAATTGTGGCAGAACAAACCAGTGCATCCTccgaaaggaaaaaaacaaagcatcttTACCCTAAAAGAAGGGATTATAGGACCTGTAGGGACAGACCAGAGAGTGGTTGGAAAACTGCCTCTCTCAGGGCAATATGGGGGGGCTAAGACTTGTGAGCCCCACAAGTGCCAGGGTAGTTTTGCCAGTGACTTCTTCAGGGTGTCATCAGACCTATACCTTGATTTGCAGCTTAGAATTCAGTACTGACTCACCCTACCAACAAGCATCGCTCCCCACCTTCCACTTACCCTGTCATCCTTCTTCCCTAGAGAACAGGGCACACATCTCCTCAGGTCcatagctttgtttttcttttctcatttcctcacagcccaccctccccccacccccactttgtCTTTTTGGAGAAAAGGGGAATCTTAGGGTCTGAATAGTACAAGGCACTGTGTGGAGAGGAAAGGCCTGAATATCTAGGGGTGAGTGATGCGATGCAGCTGGGCCTGCCCCAGTACTCCTTCTGGATTCCTCTTCAATGCCTCTTTCCCTAGGGAGCCAGCCGAAGTtaggttccatccctattctcTATTTCTACCCCTGTCATAACACAAACTACTCTAGAGTTGCTTGTTAGTTGTCTGTCTTCTCTACTAGACAGTGAGCTCCATGAGAACACTGCAGTGTTCACCACTAGATCTGTAGCCCAGGGCaatgtgcctggtacacagtaaactatataaatgtttgatgaatggagaaaggaaggaaggaagggaaggaggaaggaaggacctCTCCACCACCACCCTTGTCCCAAGTAGACCCACAGTTGCCCTGTTCCATGCTAGGACATGTTCCATGTGCTGGGACCACATCCTTAGATGTGGTCCCAGCCCTAAAGGCTTAAAATTTACATGTTTCTCCAACCTCATATCCACCTTTAGAAAAACAAAGTGCAAGGGAAATTCCTGTTTATTCCAAACCTCATGCTCTTTATTTTACCACCATAATCAAAAATAGATCTCCTGAGTTTAAGAGAGGTTCCCAAGTACAAGGAATTCTGGGAAGAATTACAGGGTTCAAAAGGTCTGAAGTCTGTtctaatcctagctctgccacctcTACTGTGTGACCTCGGGTGAGTGATCTcccctcctgggcctcagttctcTTCCAGTAAAATGATGGGGTGGACCAGACCTTGTATGAAAATAAACACACTTCAgagaattccttggcagtccagtggttaggactcggcactctcactgctggggccctgggttcaatccctggtctgggaactgagatcctgcaagcggcctaaaaagaaagaaataaagagagagagaaaaagaaacaaagaaatgaagagggggggagagagagagagagagagagagaaagaaaagaaggaaaggaaggaaggaagaaagaaagaaaaggacctGAGTGCATTTGACTACCTACCCTGTTGTAACTGGATGGTGTCCTCCTTCCTAAATGCTTAGGGGCAGGGTGGATGCAGCATCTAAGTAAGCTGAGGGGAGGGAAGACAGTATGTGCCTACTTCTGTCTGTAAACAGGAAGGCCCAGGATGTGCTGCCCCTCGGGTGAATGGTCAGGGAGTGGTGGAAGGCTGAAGAGGGCCTTGCCACGATAAGGCCCTCCCCAAATGTGTCTTTGCCTCTAGGTTTGCAAAAGAGACGACTCCAAAGCCCCAGCATCTCAATGGCACTGCCAAATATGACCCCCTGTTCCCCATTCAAAACCAATACACCCCCTCATCTCTGCCCACCTCCTTCAGAGGGAGAACCCAGGGAGAAAGAGCTGGTGGGGGGCGGAAGGTGGTGCAGCCTGGAAAAGCACTGTGGGTCCGGGCTTCCTGGAAGGGTCCCATTTCAAGCTTGCTCAGAAAGCACAAGTGGGGAGCCTCCTGGTCCCCTGCAGCAGTTTCTTAGGGAGGACAGTGGACTTGGTGGACACAGGCACCCAGGCCCAAAGGCTTCCTGGCTTCAGTCCAAGCAGATGGCAGGTTCATCCTTCTCCCCAGGGCCCCAGAAACACCACTTCCGGCCCTCCAGCCCCTGCTTGGGCTCTTCCTGGCTAGATGTCTCTGCCCAAGCCCGCCTTCCCTGTGCAGagctttctccctccctcacaaCCCTTATTTTGCTCTCTCAGTCTCCATATCtatttcttctccctccttctcctcctcccctgcctctcttCTCATTGCCATCCCTCACCAGCCCCAGAATGggtctccctccctttctccctctccgaCAGTATCTCCCCCTGCCTTAGCTCTCACCCCTGCACCTCTTTCTTTGTATTCCTCTCGCCCTCTCCCGGCCTCGCCAGTATCTCTCCTCCCCCCGCTGGCTTCgacctcccccagcctccccatcTTCAGCTCAGTCTCCTCCCCctggctcctctcccctcccctcagcctcacCCCACTCCCTGCCAGCATCCCAGGGTTTCTTTCCACCCTGGGGGTCTCTGTGCCTCTCATCCTCCTCTCTGCTTGCCTCCTCCCTCATCGCAGGTTGAGCAGGCACCCATCTTTTTCTGCCCAGGCATCCCCGCCCCCCAACGCTATCACCGCCACTGTCTCTTCTTCCTcgtcttctcctctccccaccctctcctctcctctcttctccctgcccctTTAAATCTGCCTGGCCCAGCCTCCCCCGTGATGCTGGGATGGAGCAAACATTGATTTGCGCTGGGATGGAAtcagaattttgattttttttttcctctcccaaccataagaagaagaaaataataaaaacacccCCTCTTGATAGccccctctctcttcccatccagctcccagctcctcttCCTGACCTCCATCCaaggcagatttttttcccctacattaTTCTCATCTCCCCCTACCCCTGCCACTACCTCGCGCGCCCCCCACTGCCTGCTCCTCcggctggggagagaggggactCTCTCCTGCGGCTCCCCCACCTGGGCTCTCCGGGTTGGAGCAGTCTCTCCGGAAGGGGAGGGGGCTTGTCTTGCCTGGGCGAGGTGGGAGTGGAGGTATCCTGCCATGGATGCTGTGCCTGGGAGGCAGCCTGAGCCCCAGTCCACATGGTGAGTAACCTGCCCCCTCCCTTCTGCCCTTCTGCCCATCCGCACCCTCGCCTTTCCCCTGCAGAGCCTCCCCCATCCTTTCCCCCACCAAACCTTCTGCCCACCTTGCTCCGATCTCCCCCCTAGGTTTTCAACCCACCCACACCCCCGACCTTTGCCAGGGAAGCCAAAGAACCGGGGTAGAGGGGTCCTGACAGCAGCCAGGGAAGCGGGTGGCTTACGATTCTGCCCAGCCCCCTCTgaggacccccccccccgcaactGTCATCCTCACTCGACGCTTTGGGGTTCCAGGTTGGAGAAGTGGCGCTGCTGCCTGGGGTTAGGACCCCAAGCCCTGGGAGGGGCCCTCTACAAGAACGGAGGATGGGGGAGCCCCGTGCCTCCAAAGCTTGGGAGCTGCTGGAAGATGCTGCTGaagggtggggggttggggggcggtGCTGAGGCTCCGGAGCCACTGGGCCAGGGAGCGACGGGCAAAGAGGAGGGGCCTCGCTCGCCACTTCCCCCCTCTTTCTCCGCAGCCACTCAGGATGAGGGTCCGGCCCTGCCTGCCCGCGCTGGGCGCCCCCTGCCTGGCCCCGGTCtaactgcccccgcccccaggcctcgCCCGGCTCCCAGGCCCCCAGCCGGCTTCTCCAGCCCCAGGATGCGCTGAGCCACCGGGGGGCTGAGGCCGCGCCAACTACATGCATGTCCCCCGGGGGCAAGTTCGACTTTGACGACGGGGGCTGCTACGTGGGGGGCTGGGAGGCGGGGCGGGCACATGGCTACGGCGTGTGCACGGGGCCCGGCGCCCAGGGCGAGTACAGCGGCTGCTGGGCGCAGGGCTTCGAGTCACTGGGCGTCTTCACGGGGCCCGGCGGACACAGCTACCAGGGCCACTGGCAGCAGGGCAAGCGCGAAGGGCTGGGCGTGGAGCGCAAGAGCCGCTGGACGTACCGCGGCGAGTGGCTGGGCGGGCTGAAGGGGCGCAGCGGTGTGTGGGAGAGCGTGTCCGGCCTGCGCTACGCCGGGCTCTGGAAGGACGGCTTCCAGGACGGCTACGGCACCGAGACCTACTCCGACGGAGGTGCGGGGCCCTGCCCACTACTGTCTGTCTGCTCGTCCGCGTGCGCCTCCCCGCTGGCCTGCCCCGCGTATGCCTTCCCCAGCCATACAACCCCCGGTGCCCCGCTGTTATCCTACACGCCTTCCCTATCAATATGCGCCCCTGCGCCCATctttctgccctctcctcccatcATCACACACGCCTTCCTTATTTGTCTGTCCCCTGCCTGATTTTCCCTCTCCCCAATCTGCCTGCCCTCACCCCTTCCCTGTCTGCCTGAGCCTCACACCCCGCATCTACCTAACCCTCACACACACCCTGTCTGCCTGTCCCACACACCTCCCCTCTCCACCTGCCTGTCCCTAACACCTCTGCTCTGCCTGTCCCCTCACATTTCCTCAGTCAGCCCCTGACAGTTCTCTTTGCTTGTCATATGCCATCTATACACCCCCGTCAACCTGTCCTCACACCCTCTGGACTGTCTGTCCTTCACACACCCCAGCCTGTctgtccctccccctttcccctgtcTACCTGCACGGCCCTAATCCACGGATCTCCCACTCCCTGCCTGTCTTCCCTCTGCTCTTCCACACCTTCCGACCCCACCTGGCCTGTCCCCGGCTCCTAGTGCCCTTCCCCGACCTCCACGCCAGTTGCCCCCACCTCTCCCACCCGACTCTTAGGCTTCCAGGGGCgcatggggctgggggtggcaaGGAGCGGCGGGTCCtgactctttctctccctcctaccCCGCCCCGCGCAGGCACCTACCAGGGCCAGTGGCAGGCTGGGAAGCGCCACGGCTACGGGGTGCGCCAGAGTGTGCCCTACCATCAGGCGGCGCTGCTGCGCTCGCCCCGCCGCACCTCCCTGGACTCGGGCCACAGCGATCCCCCGAcgccgcccccgcccctgcccctgaCCGGCGACGAAGGAGGCAGCCCGGCCTCCGGCTCCCGGGGAGGCTTCGTGCTGGCCGGGCCTGGGGATGCTGACAGCGCGGCCTGCCGAAAGCGCACCCCCGCGGCTGGCGGGTTCTTCCGCCGCTCGCTGCTGCTCAGCGGGCTTCGGGCGGGCGGGCGCCGAAGCTCCTTGGGCAGCAAGAGGGGCTCCCTGCGCAGCGAGGTGAGCAGCGAAGTGGGCAGCACGGGACCCCCAGGCTCCGAGGCCAGTGGGCCCCCGGCCCCGGCGCCGCCCGCCCTCATCGAGGGCTCGGCCACTGAGGTGTATGCGGGCGAATGGCGCGCCGACCGGCGCAGCGGCTACGGCGTGAGCCAGCGCTCCAACGGGCTGCGCTACGAGGGCGAGTGGCTGGGCAACCGGCGGCACGGCTACGGGCGCACCACCCGCCCCGACGGCTCCCGCGAGGAGGGCAAGTACAAGCGCAACCGGCTGGTGCACGGGGGGCGCGTGCGCAGCCTTCTTCCTCTGGCCCTTCGGAGGGGCAAAGTCAAGGAGAAGGTGGACAGGGCCGTCGAGGGTGCCCGTCGAGCCGTGAGCGCTGCCCGCCAGCGCCAGGAGATCGCCGCTGCCAGGTGGGCACCCGGTGCAGAGGCCGTAGCAGGGTTAAGGGGAGAAGGTACCCTGGGGATAAGGAAGGGGGCGGTGCCTAAAGGAGGACCAAGACAAAAGGCCTAGGGCCCGGTGGGGAAGAGCAGGCCTAGGGCCAGGCATTTGTAGCCCTGGGTATTTGAGGTGTTTATATCTGAGGCTGCAGGTGGACGTGGGTGTAACTGTGGGTGGCTGGGTATTTGAGGAAAGCCCTGTTAGACTGTAAGCGTGTCTCAGTGTCTTTTGTGGGGATGTGTGTCGTTGTGTGTGGGAGTAGCAATGAGCGCTGCCTTGTGCCGGCCCAGGAAACCTCTTGGAACTCAGACATGTCGCTAGTCTTCCTCTTCTTGTAGCTGATCCGGCCTCCAGGACTCTGCTGCTGGGAGCAGCAGCCCCCAGCAGAGAGACAGGGAGCGTACATCCGTAACCACATCCAAGCCAGCCCACAGTCTGCTATCATTTCAGCCTTAGGCCTCGGGAAGGTCTAGTTTGTACAGCTGATCTATCCACCTGAAAAGATAGTCCCTCTCAGCTTTATCTCTTCTGCCTCCCTTAACCCAACGGATAAAGGTTGAAGGGGAGGAGACTTGCctataaatgaaattttctttctgCAAATCAGATTACATTTCATGCATCAGGAACCTCATTATCTAAAGCAGTGCAGTCCAGTAGGAATATAATGTAAGCCTAGTACATAATTTTGAATCTTCTAGTAGCTGTATGAAAAAATTacgaagaaacaaatgaaattaatttaaataatatatttttatttaacccaatatatccaaaatattatcatttcaacctaaaatcaatatgaaataaGGAGAGATTTTACATACCCCCCCATTTTtcttaagtctttgaaatctaatATGTGTTTTGCACTTAGAGTACATCATTCAATTTAGACTcgccacattttaagtgcttaATAGCTGCATATGGCTTGTgactaaagaaaaccaaaaatctatTTGTAAGGAGTTCATAAGCCCCTGATTTATACAATTTACACATAGGAATTTTTAGATAttggtttttctttaaaagggaGGGCACAGTTGAAGGATCTTGTTTGAATTTGAGAGTGTTTCAGAGGATGAAAAGTCAAGATATGTCCAAATATGCTTCAGTGAGTTTGTAAAATGGATgacaaggggtgtgtgtgtgtgtgtatgtgagtgagtAAACAGGTCATATCCAGAGTAGATGCCTGAACCAGAGAATGCCTATCTGTAGATATATCCGAGTGTCTGGATGGTTAGAGTCCAGGGCCTTGagccagggaagggggagggcagagcACCAGGGAGCACTTCGGGCTGGATGGGGAGTGGGCATGTGCAGGAAAAACCGATCTCAGTAGCCAGAAAGATCAGGCAGTGGGAGGAGGCTGGTTGGTCTCCCCAGCAACAGGCCTGGCAAACCTGATTGGCTGCTGGTTGCCATGGAAACAACAGGGCCCCAGCAGTAGGTGCCTCTGCCAGGTAGCCTGAGCCTGGCCTGATGCCTGAGCACTGACTGGGTCTACTGGCTAGGATTTGATCAACCATACCCTCCAAAGTCAAAAATACAGGACCTTGTCAATGCTGCAGTTTCTTGGCTGCCAACAGAACTCAATGCAACCCAAAACTGTGATCCTCATCCCCTGCCTTAAACTCTGAGACCAGCTCAGTTTCAGGACAGGGCTAGGCATATAGATCCTGAAAGCCCTAAGACAGAAGAGCAGGGTTATCTGAGATCCCTCTAAGCAGGTTCTAAAGGTCTTGACCCACCAGGTTTGAGGAGAGGAGGCTGACCATATCTCCCAAGGTATATAGAGAGGAAGTAGACCTAAGATGACAGGGGACACCATGACCCTTCTCCCTACCCCCATACCCAGATTGCTTTCTTAGACCAGATTCAACAGGCCCAGGGCCAGAGGGAGTCATGGGTCTTGATGCATTCAAGCCCCTGGCAAGTATATCTGATTACCTCTACCTCTGATCCTTTACGCCCCACCTTCAGTCAAGATTACAGAACTAATTTAGTAATTACAAGGCatcggggtgggatagggagggttggagggagacgcaagagggaggagatatggggatatgtatatgtatagctgattcactttgtgatacagcagaaactaacgcaccattgtaaagcaattatactccaataaagatgttaaataataatagtaattacaaGGCATCTATGATTAACAGCAGAAGgtaaaagggaagggaaaattgAGGAAACATCTGACACCAGATGGAGAATTGAGAAAAAACAGAGGGG
The genomic region above belongs to Phocoena phocoena chromosome 2, mPhoPho1.1, whole genome shotgun sequence and contains:
- the JPH4 gene encoding junctophilin-4, yielding MSPGGKFDFDDGGCYVGGWEAGRAHGYGVCTGPGAQGEYSGCWAQGFESLGVFTGPGGHSYQGHWQQGKREGLGVERKSRWTYRGEWLGGLKGRSGVWESVSGLRYAGLWKDGFQDGYGTETYSDGGTYQGQWQAGKRHGYGVRQSVPYHQAALLRSPRRTSLDSGHSDPPTPPPPLPLTGDEGGSPASGSRGGFVLAGPGDADSAACRKRTPAAGGFFRRSLLLSGLRAGGRRSSLGSKRGSLRSEVSSEVGSTGPPGSEASGPPAPAPPALIEGSATEVYAGEWRADRRSGYGVSQRSNGLRYEGEWLGNRRHGYGRTTRPDGSREEGKYKRNRLVHGGRVRSLLPLALRRGKVKEKVDRAVEGARRAVSAARQRQEIAAARAADALLKAVAASSVAEKAVEAARMAKLIAQDLQPMLEAPGRRPRQDSEGSDTEPLDEDSPGVYENGLTPSEGSPELPSSPASSRQPWRPPACRSPLPSGGDRGPFSSPKAWPEEWGGPGEQAEELAGYEAEDEAGLQGPEPRDGSPLLGGCSDSSGSLREEEGEDEEPLLQMRTPGRSEPEPTALPVLRGLSSRGPEAGCLMEEAEEAAASERPAQPGAANPLVVGAVALLDLSLAFLFSQLLT